The following are from one region of the Spirochaeta isovalerica genome:
- a CDS encoding Na(+)/H(+) antiporter subunit B translates to MLSNILVIILVLLMLASAITAIQAKELVVSIISAGLVSLLASVLYLMLSAPDVAMTEAAIGSGLSTIIFFYVLNKVRGGENG, encoded by the coding sequence ATGCTGAGTAATATTCTTGTAATCATTCTGGTTCTTCTTATGCTGGCCTCGGCTATCACCGCCATTCAGGCAAAAGAACTGGTCGTATCGATCATCTCCGCCGGACTGGTGTCGCTGCTCGCTTCGGTTCTCTACCTGATGCTCTCAGCGCCCGATGTGGCGATGACAGAAGCGGCTATCGGAAGCGGTCTTTCGACAATTATTTTCTTTTACGTTCTCAATAAAGTAAGGGGAGGCGAAAATGGCTAA
- the mnhG gene encoding monovalent cation/H(+) antiporter subunit G codes for VIGAAFLFLGALGIVRMPDLFNRIQAGTKATTLGTILFLAGLAFAHPSWWSKLVVLILFILFTNPVSSHALARAAHFIGIKMTEKTVLDKLVVPTEEAEDAE; via the coding sequence GTCATCGGCGCGGCTTTCCTCTTCCTGGGAGCCCTGGGAATCGTGAGGATGCCCGACCTTTTCAACAGAATTCAGGCGGGAACCAAAGCAACCACGCTGGGAACCATTCTCTTTCTGGCCGGACTGGCTTTTGCTCATCCTTCATGGTGGTCAAAACTGGTGGTTCTGATCCTCTTTATCCTTTTTACAAACCCCGTTTCTTCCCATGCTCTGGCACGGGCCGCTCATTTCATCGGTATAAAGATGACTGAGAAAACGGTTCTGGATAAACTTGTTGTCCCCACCGAGGAGGCTGAAGATGCTGAGTAA